From the genome of Vicinamibacterales bacterium:
CTCAGCTTCTCGCCAGCCAATTCAGCCAGCGTCGTGTTGGTGCCGTAGACGCAGATCCCCTCGGCGTTGAAGATGCCGATGCCGAACACGAAGTCGTCCACCGCAATCGGCGCCCTGGCGCGGATACGGACGTCCATCGGGCTGCCGGTCTGAAAGACATGCCCCGGCTGACCGTCGGCGCTGATGAAGGCCACCTCGGCGATTTCGACTTCACGCGATCCCCAGCGTCCTTCGGTGGCGCGGAACATGTCGTCGGGCTCGCCGCTGGCGGCAACGGGATCAGCTGGCAGATCGGCGGCAGGCGTCTCGGCGACTGCGGCGGTGTCGCGCGCCCTGGCGTCGGTTGCGGCAAGTTCCTGCTCTTCGCGCTGCTCGATGTCGGTGAGGTAGGCGCCGACGATGCGCTTGGGATCCCCGGAGCCCTTGATCCGCCCGCCGTCGAGCCACAGCGCCTCGTCGCAGAAGCGCTCGACCATCCCAAGTGAGTGCGTCACCAGCAGGATGGTCCGGCCGCGCCGCTTGAACTCGGCGAACTTGTCGAGGCACTTGTGCGTGAAGCCCTCGTCGCCGACGGCGAGCACCTCGTCGACCAGCAGGACATCGGGATCGACGTGGATCGCCACGGCGAAACCAAGCCGCATGTACATGCCGGACGAATAGGTCTTGACCGGCGCGTCGATGAACTCCTGCAGCTCGGCGAACTCGACGATCTCGTCGAAGCGCTCCGCGACCTGACGCTTGGTCAGGCCGAGCATGATGCCGTTGATGAAGACGTTCTCGCGGCCGGAGATCTCGGGGTGGAAGCCGGCCCCGAGCTCGATCAACGCCGACACGCGGCCGTGGACCTGGACGGTGCCGATCGACGGCTTGCTGATGCCGGCCACCAGTTTGAGCAGCGTGCTCTTGCCTGAGCCGTTGCGGCCGATGACGCCGAGCGTCCGGCCGCGCGGGACGGTCAGACTCACATCGTTGAGCGCGGTGAAGGTCTCGTCGGGTCGAAGGTTCTTGATCAGGCTGCGGCTCAGCAGCGCGCTCTTCAGCGTCGCGAACTGCTTGCGGTGACTGAAGCGGCGGTAAATCTTGGAGACGCGCGCCACTTCGATCGCAGGCTTCGCTCGTGGACCGGTGTCCGGCGCCCGCTGCCCGATGCCCGACGTGCGATCGTCCATCAGACTTCCTCGGCGAACGAATCGCGCAGGCGGTCGAAAATCCAGTAGCCGAACAGGAAGAACACGACCGAGATCGCACCGAGCACGAGCAGCCACTTGAGGTGACCGACCGGGCCTTCGAAGAACAGGATCTCCTGATAGGTGATGACCAGGTGCGTGAACGGATTCAGCCGCAGCACCGCGCCCTGCCAGGTGCCTTCCGGAAACATGAAATAGGGGTAGATGATCGGCGTGCCGAAGAACCAGAACGTGATCAGGTTCGACAGGATGTCCCTGATGTCGCGGAAATGTACGGTCAGCGCCGACAGCAGGAGCGCGAATCCCGTCGTCAGCACCAGCTGGACGAGCACGACCAGCGGGAAGATCGCCAGCTCGCTCGCATGCAGCGGGCGCCGGTAGTAGATGAGGAAGCCAGCCAGGATCACCAGCCCAAAGAAGAAGTGGATCATGTTCGCCAGCACCGTGACGATCGGCAGTACTTCGGCGGGGAACAGGACCTTCTTGATCAGATTGCCGCCTGAGATCAGCACACTGGCCGACTCCAGCAGCGACGAAGCGAACCACGTCCACGGCAGGATGCCGCAGAACATGAACAGCGCATACGGCTTCAGACGCGGATCGTTCGATCCGGGCATCACGAAGGTGAACACGAACGTGTAGACCAGCAGCAGGAGCAGCGGGTTGATGAACGACCAGAAGAAGCCCAGCACCGAGCCGCGGTAACGTGCCTTCAGCTCGCGGGCGACCAGGCTCTGGATCAGGCCACGGTAGCGCGGCAGCTGCGCCAGGTTATGGAGCATCGATCTGGATGACGAGCACGGTCACGTTGTCGGGGCCACCCCCGTCGTTCGCCGCGGTGACCAGCCGGTCGCATATCTCCTGCAGCGTCAGCGTGGCATCCGAGAGGATCCGCTCGATCGCGTCGTGCGCGACCACCCCCGACAAGCCGTCGGAGCAGATCAGCAGGCGCTCCCCCTGGTGGGGCGTCAGCTCGATGGTGTCGATGTCCGGATCGCTCCCGCCAGAGAGCGCGCGGGTCACGACGTTGCGCCACGGATGCTGCCGCGCCGCCGCTGACGTCATCGTCCCGGCCCGTACCTGCTCTTCCACCCACGAGTGATCGTCGGTGATCTGGTGCAGCGTGCCGCCGTTGGTGACGTCGAGCGCGTAGACGCGGCTGTCGCCGACGTGCGCCACGCAGGCGCTGTGCGGGCCGGCCAGCACCGCCGACGCCGTGGTGGCCATCCCGCGCAGGTCGGACGACTCGGCCATCGCGTTGGCGATCTGGCGGTTGGCGAGACGAAACGCCGCCTTC
Proteins encoded in this window:
- a CDS encoding ABC transporter ATP-binding protein, with translation MDDRTSGIGQRAPDTGPRAKPAIEVARVSKIYRRFSHRKQFATLKSALLSRSLIKNLRPDETFTALNDVSLTVPRGRTLGVIGRNGSGKSTLLKLVAGISKPSIGTVQVHGRVSALIELGAGFHPEISGRENVFINGIMLGLTKRQVAERFDEIVEFAELQEFIDAPVKTYSSGMYMRLGFAVAIHVDPDVLLVDEVLAVGDEGFTHKCLDKFAEFKRRGRTILLVTHSLGMVERFCDEALWLDGGRIKGSGDPKRIVGAYLTDIEQREEQELAATDARARDTAAVAETPAADLPADPVAASGEPDDMFRATEGRWGSREVEIAEVAFISADGQPGHVFQTGSPMDVRIRARAPIAVDDFVFGIGIFNAEGICVYGTNTTLAELAGEKLSGDAEVTFAIEALDLVEGTYKMDVAVHKFDGFPYDYHRLLYTFRVKSRAKDVGIYRPRHTWRFSGGIKFKDAGR
- a CDS encoding ABC transporter permease, with translation MLHNLAQLPRYRGLIQSLVARELKARYRGSVLGFFWSFINPLLLLLVYTFVFTFVMPGSNDPRLKPYALFMFCGILPWTWFASSLLESASVLISGGNLIKKVLFPAEVLPIVTVLANMIHFFFGLVILAGFLIYYRRPLHASELAIFPLVVLVQLVLTTGFALLLSALTVHFRDIRDILSNLITFWFFGTPIIYPYFMFPEGTWQGAVLRLNPFTHLVITYQEILFFEGPVGHLKWLLVLGAISVVFFLFGYWIFDRLRDSFAEEV
- a CDS encoding PP2C family serine/threonine-protein phosphatase, translated to MQLSWAVRTDPGLRRSGNEDSYASRDDLGLFVVADGMGGHAAGEVASNVAVETIQTFIAETAGADKNRTWPFPFEPHISLESNRLKAAFRLANRQIANAMAESSDLRGMATTASAVLAGPHSACVAHVGDSRVYALDVTNGGTLHQITDDHSWVEEQVRAGTMTSAAARQHPWRNVVTRALSGGSDPDIDTIELTPHQGERLLICSDGLSGVVAHDAIERILSDATLTLQEICDRLVTAANDGGGPDNVTVLVIQIDAP